In Candidatus Neomarinimicrobiota bacterium, the DNA window TAGCCTGGTATGACCAGGCCATGACGACACCGGATGTAACTGATGCAGTTGATAGCAAATTCTCTTACCTCTGGTTGTCATATACCTACACCCTGCACAAGTCTGATTGGGGCTCAATGGTCTTTGCGCCTACTTACCGTCTATATACCAATAAAATTGAAGGCAGTAGAGACTACACCAGGGCTAACATTGAGCTGACGACAGAGATTAAGTTTAAGTAACCCCCAACTTTTTGTCCTGACATTGATCTAGCCTGTGGTGGCGTAGCTCTCAGAGCGTAGAATCATTGAAGTGCTATCTAGCTCTGTCTCCCTGAGGCTCTCGAAGGGCAAAGACAGAGCTCCTTCTATTTCCCTTTATCGCGATAGGCTACTGACAAATTTATGAGGGCGGGTATATCCCCCCGAATAAATGCTAGTTTCTTCGCCCTACTCCAGCCCTTAAGCTGTTTTTCAAGGAGGATAGCATCCTGAATATCCATTTCTTCAGAATTCCACAGCAGGATTAGCGGCCGCCGGGTGTGGGTATAGCCTGGAAAAAGACCTTCATGGTGCTGGTACAACCTTTCATCTAAATCACTTGTAACACCTGTATAAAGGGTCTTATCAGAGCATAATAGGACATAAACAGAACCTGTTTTCATAATTTTTCCATTTGTTTAAAGAGGGTTGCCTAAAGATCCAGAGGGTTGATGATAAAACAATATTTGTCATAATGCTGGGGTTTTCATTTGTGGAAAGTCAAACCATCTCCTTCGAGAGCCTCAGGATGACGGTTTGGGGTTTTGGGACTATGAGACGAGCTCAGCGATCGGTTTTCTGGTATCACTCACTATCCTCCAAACCCGCCAACTTCTAACTTATAATTTTTAACTTCTAACTCCTGAACGCCATTCATCCCCATAGATAACCATTTGGCGACGGAGGCGTATCCTTCTAGAAAAAATTTGGCGAATGCAAACATGAGTGATAGGTTAATACCCTATGGATAAGCTCCTCGGGACTATCCATAACCCGCCTCCGTGGTTGAGCCCACTACGGCGCGGTTATCCGCCAGGTCATTTTTAGTAAACATCGCGCCGAAGCGGATAGCCAGCATTCAATGCCATGTAAGAGTGTTGTTATATGCTCGAGCAGATAGGTTTGTTGGGATTAGGTTGCGAAGGCGGATAAAAATGGTCATGATTTGAAAGGAATAAGGTAATGGTACAGATGAGTAGACGAGATTTCGTAAAAGTCACAGGTACTGGTCTGGCCCTGGCAACCCTACCCGGATTCATCCGCACGGGTTTTGCAGGCGTCGGAGCAGGTGATAATCCCTACAATTTCTATTTCCAGCGATTTGGAATAGATGAAGATATGATTCGTAAGGTGATGACAGAAGCCCTCCATTATGGCGGTGATTACTGCGATCTCTTTTTTCAGAATGAATTAAGCAACTCCATCCGACTCCAGGATAATATTGTGAATTCAGCCAGCACCAATGTCACTTTAGGTGTTGGAATTCGAGTCTTGAATGGGAATCAGACGGGTTACTCATTTACTGAGGATATTTCATTGGCCAGTATGAAGGCTGCTGCTCGGACCGCTGCTGGCATCGCCTCAGGTTCAGCCAAGGCTGCTCCACAATCATTTAATGCCACCAAGTTGATGAATTACTATGACACAAAAGTGAGTTATGAAGATGTGGGTGTCAAAGACAAAGTCGGTATGCTCCAATCTATCAATGATGATGTGTTTAAGGAAGATCCAAGGGTTGTTAAAGCCAGCGTCAATTTCAGTGATAGCGAAAAATATATTCTGGTTGTGAATTCTGAGGGTGGTATTGCCTCAGATTACCAGCCTATGCTGAGAATCTCCGTGGGCTGTACAGCCGAGGAAGAAGGTCGCAAGGAGAATAATTATTTTGACTACTCCGCCCGTGATGATATCAATTTTCTCACTGAAGCAAAGCTGAAGAGACTTCCCCGTGAGGCTGTGGCCCGTACTGTAAAACTGTTTGAGGCCCAGACCCCTCCAGCTGGTGAATTTCCAGTCGTGCTATCTGCAGGTAGTGCTGGAATCCTTCTTCATGAAGCCATTGGCCATGGTATGGAAGCCGATTTTAATCGTCAGGGAATCTCGGTTTATTCAGAAAAGATGAATAAGAAAATTGCCGCACCTTTCGTAACCATCGTGGACAATGGAACCAATCCTCATATCCGTGGTTCCATCAATGTGGATGATGAGGGTATACCATCAGAAGAGACAGTCCTGGTAGAGGATGGCGTGCTACGGACTTATATCCACGATCGCATTTCAGCCAAACATTATGGTGTGAAACCCACAGGTAGCGGTCGTCGTGAATCCTTCAAACATTATCCAATGCCTCGCATGCGGAATACTTACATGCGTAGTGGTCCTCATGAATTTGATGAAATGATTGCCTCTGTGGAATATGGAATTCTCGCTGACCAGTTTACCAATGGTCAGGTCAATATTGGTCCTGGTGACTTTACATTTTATGTGAAATCCGGGTCTTTGATTGAAAATGGTAAAATTACGGCTCCCATCAAAGATGTGAATATTATTGGAAATGGTCCTGATGTTCTGGAAAAGGTCACCATGGTCGCCAACGATATGAAGATGGCCGAAGGTGGTTGGACCTGTGGTAAAAACGGTCAGGGAGTCCCTGTATCACAAGGAATGCCCAGCGTACTTGTCTCATCCATCACAGTGGGAGGTAGAGGTTAATCATGGAAAAAAATGTCTATTTAG includes these proteins:
- a CDS encoding GIY-YIG nuclease family protein — its product is MKTGSVYVLLCSDKTLYTGVTSDLDERLYQHHEGLFPGYTHTRRPLILLWNSEEMDIQDAILLEKQLKGWSRAKKLAFIRGDIPALINLSVAYRDKGK
- a CDS encoding TldD/PmbA family protein; this encodes MSRRDFVKVTGTGLALATLPGFIRTGFAGVGAGDNPYNFYFQRFGIDEDMIRKVMTEALHYGGDYCDLFFQNELSNSIRLQDNIVNSASTNVTLGVGIRVLNGNQTGYSFTEDISLASMKAAARTAAGIASGSAKAAPQSFNATKLMNYYDTKVSYEDVGVKDKVGMLQSINDDVFKEDPRVVKASVNFSDSEKYILVVNSEGGIASDYQPMLRISVGCTAEEEGRKENNYFDYSARDDINFLTEAKLKRLPREAVARTVKLFEAQTPPAGEFPVVLSAGSAGILLHEAIGHGMEADFNRQGISVYSEKMNKKIAAPFVTIVDNGTNPHIRGSINVDDEGIPSEETVLVEDGVLRTYIHDRISAKHYGVKPTGSGRRESFKHYPMPRMRNTYMRSGPHEFDEMIASVEYGILADQFTNGQVNIGPGDFTFYVKSGSLIENGKITAPIKDVNIIGNGPDVLEKVTMVANDMKMAEGGWTCGKNGQGVPVSQGMPSVLVSSITVGGRG